The following coding sequences are from one Melospiza melodia melodia isolate bMelMel2 chromosome 2, bMelMel2.pri, whole genome shotgun sequence window:
- the LOC134414193 gene encoding tumor necrosis factor receptor superfamily member 1A-like produces MRGPALPRSSLGTVILIFVCVLTKESVEITPVAYRVQVRRVALDGRDPSNPLRREKKQMHCQLGQYLHPRKTHCCMRCHAGTYKAKDCEGPDQATVCLPCANGTFTAVDNTMSKCFQCKRCRTALQQIVETPCTPKQDTVCGCQKNQYQVDSESEYFQCRNCSLCANGIITSCSKNKDAICRCKPQFFLSRSNICKPCNSCTGEDCLLCPSPVTTSPTSSGLNGNLVLGTLVAIFGVIFVLCIACKVGKLVQKRKTGPFCSCVSLPLTTKEPVSEVEEKNEISTLRPESQKEKELPLNTTQSSPDCVRSARKTQLPDTPAVLYTVVDHVPPSRWKEFVRRLGLSDCDLERIELEHRRLRDAQYEMLRLWRLQMGRAATVEHISRVLNHMELSGCSEAVQEALLNQNSPQPCSLRNHL; encoded by the exons ATGCGcggcccggcgctgccccgcTCCTCGCTGGGGACG GTTATTCTAATATTTGTCTGTGTGCTGACAAAGGAATCTGTAGAAATTACTCCAGTGGCATATAGAGTGCAAGTCCGTCGGGTGGCTTTGGATGGAAGAGACCCCTCTAACCCCttgaggagagaaaagaaacagatGCACTGTCAACTGGGACAATACCTACACCCCAGAAAGACCCACTGCTGCATGAGGTGTCATGCAG gtACCTACAAGGCAAAAGACTGTGAAGGGCCTGACCAGGCAACTGTCTGTCTCCCATGTGCCAATGGCACATTCACAGCTGTTGATAACACCATGTCTAAGTGCTTCCAGTGCAAACGCTGCCGTACAG cactgcagcagatAGTAGAGacaccctgcaccccaaagcaaGATACTGTCTGTGGCTGTCAGAAGAATCAGTATCAGGTTGATTCTGAGTCGGAATACTTCCAGTGCAGGAATTGCAGCTTGTGTGCCAATGGGATTATTACCAGCT gTTCAAAGAACAAAGATGCAATTTGCAGGTGTAAGCCTCAATTCTTCCTGTCACGTAGTAATATTTGCAAGCCTTGCAACAG CTGCACTGGAGAAGACTGCTTGCTGTGTCCCAGCCCAGTCACTACCTCACCGACTTCATCTGGGCTGA ATGGAAACCTTGTACTTGGCACCCTTGTTGCAATATTTGGAGTTATCTTCGTCCTCTGCATTGCATGTAAAGTAGGGAAGCTGGTCCAGAAACGTAAGACAGGGCCTTTCTGCTCCTGTG tTTCTTTGCCACTGACAACCAAGGAGCCAGTATCAGAG gttgaggaaaaaaatgaaatttccaCCCTTCGTCCTGAGTCCCAGAAGGAAAAAGAATTGCCATTAAATACAACCCAGAGTTCACCAGACTGTGTCAGATCTGCCAGGAAGACACAGCTTCCAGACA CCCCTGCTGTTCTGTACACGGTGGTGGACCACGTGCCGCCGTCGCGGTGGAAGGAGTTTGTGCGGCGCCTGGGGCTCAGCGACTGCGACCTGGAGCGGATTGAGCTGGAGCACCGGCGCCTGCGGGACGCCCAGTACGAAATGCTCCGCCTCTGGAGGCTGCAGATGGGCCGTGCTGCCACCGTGGAGCACATCAGCCGTGTTCTCAACCACATGGAGCTCAGTGGCTGCAGTGAGGCTGTTCAAGAAGCTTTGCTCAACCAGAACTCTCCTCAGCCTTGCAGCCTCCGCAACCATCTTTAA